A window of Fodinibius salinus contains these coding sequences:
- a CDS encoding SatD family protein — protein sequence MAKKDMKSVITGDIVNSTKVEGKQYTQLIESLKKSFNCIAELHTDKSSKIIFDIFRGDSFQGLIPNPLAALPASLIIRSSLRKAQPSDSSFNWDARTAIGIGDINSLPDNASEGTGKAYQYSGTSLDQMKTSQRLAIVTPWTTVNNEMQSQTALLDAVISKWSPSQAEIVLELLKGKSRKKISAEFDISQAAVHYRIKGAGWLAIEKFLQRYQNIINQHLAS from the coding sequence ATGGCTAAAAAAGACATGAAATCAGTTATTACAGGTGATATTGTTAATTCTACCAAAGTAGAGGGTAAACAGTATACCCAGCTAATAGAAAGCCTAAAAAAATCCTTTAATTGCATAGCAGAGCTTCATACTGATAAATCCTCAAAAATTATATTCGACATTTTTCGGGGTGATAGCTTTCAAGGACTTATCCCTAATCCATTAGCAGCCCTGCCTGCCAGCCTCATTATCCGCAGCAGCCTTCGTAAAGCCCAACCCTCAGACAGTTCCTTTAATTGGGATGCCCGCACAGCCATTGGAATTGGAGATATTAACTCTCTGCCTGATAATGCCTCTGAAGGAACAGGCAAAGCTTACCAGTATTCCGGTACCTCACTGGATCAAATGAAAACCAGTCAACGGTTAGCTATTGTAACTCCCTGGACAACGGTGAATAATGAAATGCAGTCTCAAACGGCTCTTCTGGATGCCGTCATTTCCAAATGGTCACCATCACAAGCCGAAATTGTACTGGAACTTTTAAAAGGAAAATCCCGAAAAAAAATAAGTGCCGAATTTGATATATCACAAGCTGCTGTACATTATCGTATAAAAGGAGCCGGCTGGTTAGCCATCGAAAAGTTTCTGCAACGTTACCAAAACATTATCAACCAACATTTAGCATCATGA
- a CDS encoding M20/M25/M40 family metallo-hydrolase, with protein MKRFIFLPLIILIACSAQAQDLSIDPQMYDIIDSVSADRLESDIRALAGFGTRHTMSDTISDTRGIGAARRWIKQEFQKINKQCGGCLEVHEQRTLVEGKPDSRIDEDTWVVNVYAVLKGNTNPNRYVIMSGDIDSRASDIMNDTIDAPGANDNATGMAGAIEAARVLSQYEFRNSIIFAGLSGEEQGLYGGKHMAQKAKKEGWNIIGVLNNDMIGNIRGIDGVIDNRSFRIFSEPYSSQATKRELQLKRFYGGENDGISRQLARYIYETTDTYMPQMDPMLIYRLDRFGRGGHHRPFNEAGFAGVRIMETHENYNRQHQNIRTENGIEYGDVIEEVNFEYAQKLTAVNAVALASLAKAPASPSDVKIGGAVQPSTTLKWKKSEGAKGYKIYWRKTTAPLWENVRYVGDVNEYTLKGIVIDNYLFGVSAVDEDGNESVVSFPSGLIRD; from the coding sequence ATGAAACGTTTTATTTTCTTACCGCTCATAATTCTTATTGCTTGCTCTGCACAAGCACAAGACCTATCTATTGACCCTCAGATGTATGATATTATTGATTCGGTTAGTGCAGATCGCCTGGAATCTGACATACGCGCGTTGGCCGGTTTCGGCACGCGTCACACCATGTCAGACACTATCTCAGATACCCGTGGTATTGGTGCTGCCCGGCGATGGATCAAACAGGAATTCCAGAAAATAAACAAACAATGTGGAGGCTGCCTGGAAGTCCACGAGCAACGCACACTTGTTGAAGGCAAACCTGATAGTCGTATTGATGAAGATACGTGGGTCGTAAACGTCTATGCCGTGCTAAAGGGAAATACCAATCCCAACCGATATGTAATTATGAGTGGCGATATTGACAGCCGAGCGTCCGACATAATGAATGATACCATTGATGCACCCGGCGCCAATGATAACGCCACCGGGATGGCAGGTGCTATTGAAGCGGCACGGGTACTGTCCCAGTATGAGTTTAGAAACAGCATCATTTTTGCAGGATTATCGGGCGAAGAACAGGGGCTTTACGGAGGTAAGCATATGGCTCAAAAAGCCAAAAAAGAGGGATGGAATATTATAGGCGTGCTCAATAACGATATGATTGGAAATATCAGAGGTATCGACGGCGTAATAGATAACCGCAGCTTCCGTATATTTTCGGAACCCTATTCATCACAAGCTACCAAACGCGAGCTGCAGCTTAAACGATTTTACGGTGGCGAAAATGATGGCATTTCACGTCAACTTGCCCGCTATATTTATGAAACGACTGATACATACATGCCCCAAATGGATCCAATGCTCATCTACCGGCTCGACCGCTTTGGACGTGGTGGGCATCACCGACCCTTTAATGAAGCAGGCTTTGCCGGTGTACGTATTATGGAAACTCACGAAAATTATAATCGCCAGCACCAAAATATCCGTACCGAAAACGGCATCGAATACGGTGATGTGATAGAAGAAGTTAATTTCGAATATGCTCAAAAATTGACAGCCGTCAATGCTGTGGCCTTGGCTTCTCTTGCTAAAGCTCCGGCAAGTCCGTCTGATGTAAAAATTGGCGGTGCCGTTCAACCTTCGACTACACTTAAATGGAAGAAGTCTGAAGGTGCAAAGGGTTATAAAATTTACTGGAGAAAAACTACGGCACCACTGTGGGAAAATGTTCGATATGTGGGTGATGTCAATGAATATACGCTCAAAGGTATTGTAATTGATAACTATTTATTTGGTGTTTCCGCCGTAGATGAAGATGGAAATGAAAGCGTGGTCTCATTTCCATCTGGATTAATTAGAGACTAA
- a CDS encoding CoA-binding protein, giving the protein MKSELGKLLSNVETVAVIGCSANKYRTSYHIANYLQEQGIRIIPVNPNYDEVLGEECYDSMADIPDDITIDVVDIFRDSEYTADMVREAIDWSEKSGQKPVIWTQLAVSSDKAKSLAEENNYQYVENKCMMVQHDKAVA; this is encoded by the coding sequence ATGAAAAGTGAGTTAGGAAAACTTCTAAGTAACGTAGAAACAGTTGCTGTAATTGGCTGTTCGGCCAATAAATATCGGACCAGTTATCACATTGCTAATTATTTACAAGAACAGGGTATTCGTATTATTCCGGTGAACCCGAATTATGATGAGGTTTTGGGTGAAGAATGCTATGACAGCATGGCTGATATCCCCGATGATATAACGATTGATGTTGTTGATATTTTTCGGGATTCGGAATACACAGCTGATATGGTGCGGGAGGCGATTGATTGGTCAGAAAAGAGTGGCCAAAAACCGGTAATATGGACCCAGCTGGCGGTTTCTTCGGATAAAGCCAAAAGCCTTGCTGAAGAAAATAACTACCAGTATGTAGAAAACAAGTGCATGATGGTACAGCACGATAAAGCTGTAGCTTAA
- a CDS encoding O-methyltransferase, which yields MDFDKVGTYAAEHTTADSELVKELIAASKEDLEHTDMLSGRQVGQLLTMLIKISGAKRVLEVGTFTGYSALKMAEALPKDGQLFTCEYNKRYEDIARTFFEKSDEGSKISLLMGKALKTIPTINGSFDFVFLDADKINYPKYYDMIIPRLKEGGVMVIDNVLWDGEALQPEGEKAEAIDQLNKQITADELVEQVMLTVRDGVTIVRKK from the coding sequence CGCGGCCGAACATACCACCGCTGACTCAGAACTTGTTAAAGAACTTATAGCTGCTTCCAAAGAAGATCTCGAACATACTGATATGCTAAGCGGCCGACAAGTGGGACAGCTGTTAACTATGTTGATCAAAATTTCTGGTGCCAAGCGAGTGCTCGAGGTAGGGACGTTTACTGGCTATTCGGCGCTAAAAATGGCTGAGGCACTGCCCAAAGATGGTCAACTTTTCACTTGTGAGTATAATAAACGGTATGAAGATATTGCCCGCACTTTTTTTGAAAAAAGTGATGAGGGATCAAAAATTTCTTTATTAATGGGTAAAGCCCTGAAAACAATCCCAACTATTAACGGCAGCTTTGATTTTGTTTTTTTGGATGCGGATAAAATTAATTATCCGAAGTATTATGATATGATAATACCGAGACTCAAGGAGGGCGGAGTAATGGTAATAGATAATGTGCTGTGGGATGGTGAAGCTTTGCAGCCCGAGGGGGAAAAGGCAGAGGCTATTGATCAGCTTAACAAACAAATTACTGCTGATGAATTGGTTGAACAAGTTATGCTAACAGTAAGAGATGGTGTAACCATCGTACGCAAAAAATAA
- a CDS encoding DUF3307 domain-containing protein: protein MFFLQSKHWIDQRHKHGVRAPQLYYHIGLVGGLTYIFLGDWSHVGLPLFIMITHFLIDWWKSAQKESTTAFVVDQTAHLLILLLGWSVYANIGTAIIDYAVHIFSKPSTWIIILSYFMTIRPFGYFIARVTNRWQQDLTAGDAKKLSGLKKAGMWIGCTERIIILTFILMNQYSAIGFLIAAKSIFRFKSNIDSNQERKETEYILIGTLLSFALTIGLGITTNFLLHIWS from the coding sequence ATTTTTTTTCTACAATCTAAACACTGGATTGATCAGAGACACAAACATGGTGTTCGTGCCCCACAGCTTTATTATCATATCGGACTTGTAGGCGGACTAACCTACATATTCTTAGGCGACTGGTCGCATGTTGGGCTCCCTCTTTTTATTATGATTACCCATTTTCTTATAGACTGGTGGAAATCTGCTCAGAAAGAAAGTACAACCGCATTTGTGGTAGATCAAACTGCTCACTTGCTGATACTACTACTGGGGTGGAGCGTATATGCCAATATTGGAACTGCTATAATTGATTATGCAGTCCACATTTTCAGTAAACCTTCAACCTGGATCATCATCCTCAGTTATTTTATGACCATCCGCCCCTTTGGATATTTCATTGCCCGTGTTACTAACCGTTGGCAACAGGATCTCACAGCTGGTGATGCAAAAAAGCTTAGCGGACTTAAAAAAGCCGGCATGTGGATAGGCTGTACCGAACGGATTATTATCCTTACATTTATTTTGATGAACCAATACAGTGCTATTGGCTTTCTGATTGCCGCTAAATCCATATTTCGTTTTAAGAGTAACATCGACAGCAATCAAGAACGCAAAGAAACTGAATATATCCTCATTGGTACCCTGCTAAGCTTTGCCCTAACCATTGGGCTGGGCATTACCACAAATTTTCTTTTACACATTTGGAGTTAA
- a CDS encoding DUF2914 domain-containing protein — MVTATKHFFRRYKKYIPVLFFIGGFTWDSLTLGRIDGWYSNTVLFTYLIGLTLCLYIFNLADDGRWQNTFLEPYQEYAPLAIQFFLGGLSSAYVIFFFQSVTLTKTLVFFLILVVLLVSNELLKHRISNKYLQFSAYFFVNFTFFTFFIPAIFATMNTFLFVVSGLISLGLTLYFIYYLYRISPSTRQEISRRKVIALILGIYLSINTCYYFNLIPPVPLSLQSGMVAYNVEKTNNNFLVSYEKSPLFKFWESYKHTFNYTSGDSVFIYTSIFAPTDLEKSVQHQWRWHDPKSDQWKTTDTIAYTVVGGRKKGFRGYTFKNNIWPGSWRVNVTTGEGLVLGQINFTVVEDSTAVSLTKSKF, encoded by the coding sequence ATGGTAACTGCAACCAAACATTTTTTTCGGAGATATAAAAAATATATTCCGGTACTATTCTTTATCGGCGGATTCACCTGGGATAGCCTCACCCTTGGTCGCATTGACGGCTGGTACAGTAATACCGTGCTTTTTACTTATCTCATTGGACTCACACTCTGCCTCTACATCTTTAACCTTGCCGATGATGGCCGCTGGCAAAACACGTTTTTAGAACCTTATCAAGAATATGCCCCGTTGGCTATACAGTTTTTCCTTGGCGGTCTTTCAAGTGCCTATGTCATTTTCTTTTTCCAGAGTGTTACACTTACTAAAACCCTTGTTTTCTTTTTGATTCTAGTTGTACTTCTGGTTTCTAATGAGTTACTCAAGCATCGTATTTCAAATAAATACCTACAATTCAGTGCCTACTTCTTTGTCAATTTTACATTTTTCACCTTCTTTATACCGGCTATCTTTGCAACCATGAATACCTTTCTGTTTGTGGTATCAGGACTTATAAGCCTTGGGCTTACCCTATATTTTATTTATTACCTCTACCGGATAAGTCCTTCTACCCGCCAAGAAATAAGCCGCCGGAAAGTTATAGCCCTTATCCTCGGCATTTATCTGTCTATTAACACCTGCTACTACTTTAACTTGATACCCCCTGTTCCTCTTTCATTGCAATCCGGTATGGTGGCCTATAATGTTGAAAAGACCAATAATAATTTTTTGGTTTCTTATGAAAAATCCCCCCTTTTTAAATTTTGGGAATCTTATAAACATACCTTCAACTACACCTCCGGTGATTCTGTTTTTATTTATACCTCAATTTTTGCTCCCACAGATCTTGAAAAATCGGTGCAACATCAGTGGCGCTGGCACGATCCCAAATCGGACCAATGGAAAACGACGGATACTATTGCCTACACCGTAGTAGGCGGACGTAAAAAAGGATTCCGTGGATACACCTTTAAAAATAATATTTGGCCTGGCAGCTGGCGTGTCAATGTAACTACCGGTGAAGGACTAGTACTCGGGCAAATTAACTTCACCGTGGTTGAGGACTCAACCGCTGTCTCTCTAACCAAAAGCAAATTTTGA
- a CDS encoding FKBP-type peptidyl-prolyl cis-trans isomerase, whose product MSKVKDGDTVKVHYTGTLTEEGSVFDSSEERGEPLEFTLGDGQLIPGFEEAVIGMQEGDETTVEIDSEDAYGQRREDLELEVSKSDLPDNIDPQVGMQLQMQQQENGQAIPVQITDVEDDFVKLDANHPLAGKDLTFDIELIELMD is encoded by the coding sequence TTGTCTAAAGTTAAAGACGGTGATACCGTAAAAGTACATTACACAGGAACCTTAACTGAAGAGGGGTCAGTTTTTGACAGCTCTGAAGAACGAGGAGAACCACTTGAATTTACCCTAGGAGACGGGCAATTGATTCCCGGTTTTGAAGAAGCGGTAATCGGGATGCAAGAAGGCGATGAAACAACCGTGGAGATTGATTCAGAAGATGCCTACGGTCAGCGTCGCGAAGATCTAGAGTTGGAAGTTTCAAAATCAGATCTTCCTGACAATATTGATCCGCAAGTTGGAATGCAGCTGCAAATGCAGCAGCAAGAAAATGGACAGGCTATCCCCGTTCAAATTACGGATGTTGAGGATGATTTTGTGAAACTCGATGCCAATCATCCACTGGCCGGTAAAGACTTGACGTTCGATATTGAGCTTATTGAGCTAATGGACTAA